In Labrys monachus, the genomic stretch CGGGGACGCAGGTGAAGGCGAAGGCGAATGCGCCGGCCTATACGCGTGTGTTCGCCGAGGCGCTGGTGAAGGAGGCGGAGCGGGACGAGCGGGTGGTGGCGGTGACGGCGGCGATGCCGTCGGGGACGGGGCTGGATTTGTTCGGCCAGGCCTTCCCGCAGCGTCTTTACGATGTGGGGATCGCCGAGCAGCATGCGGTGACGTTTTCGGCGGGGCTTGCGGCGGAGGGCTACAAGCCGTTCTGCGCGATCTATTCGACCTTCCTGCAGCGGGCCTATGACCAGGTGGTGCACGACGTGGCGATCCAGAACTTGGCCGTCCGGTTCCCGATCGACCGGGCGGGGCTGGTGGGGGCGGACGGAGCGACGCATGCCGGGGCGTTCGACGTGGCGTATCTGGGCTGCCTGCCGAACATGGTGGTGATGGCGGCGGCGGACGAGGCGGAATTGGTTCACATGGTGGCGACGGCGGCGGCGCATGACGCGGGGCCGATCGCGTTCCGCTACCCGCGCGGGGAGGGCGTGGGGGTGGAGATGCCGGAGCAGGGCGTGCCCTTGGCGATCGGGCGGGGGCGGGTGCTGCGCGAGGGCAGCCATATCGCGCTGTTGTCGCTGGGGACGCGGCTGGCCGAATGCCTGAAGGCGGCGGAGGACCTGGCGGCGTTCGGACTGTCGGCGACGGTGGCGGATGCGCGCTTCGCCAAGCCGCTGGACCAGGATCTGGTGCTGCGGCTGGCGCGCGAGCATGAGGTGCTGCTGACGGTGGAGGAAGGCTCGGTGGGCGGCTTCGGCTCGTTCGTGGCGCAGTGCCTGGCCGATGCGGGCGCCTTCGACCGCGGGCTGAAGTTCCGCTCGCTGGTGCTGCCGGACCTGTTCCTCGACCACGACAAGCCCGAGACGCTCTATGCCCGCGCCGGCCTCGACGCCGCCGGCATCGTCGCCAAGGTCCTCGCCGTCCTCGGACGCGACACGCTTTCCGGCGCCAAACGCGCGTGATGCTTCCCGGGGAGCGCGGACATCCTGGGACCGCGGGCATCCTGCCCGCCTCTTGGGATCCGCGCCGCCGGCCGGAAGGGGCAGGCTGG encodes the following:
- the dxs gene encoding 1-deoxy-D-xylulose-5-phosphate synthase, which gives rise to MPQPSTPLLDTIRIPSDLRSLPEDKLRQVADELRAEMIDAVSVTGGHLGAGLGVVELTVALHAVFDTPADRVIWDVGHQAYPHKILTGRRDRIRTLRQPGGLSGFTRRSESEYDPFGAAHSSTSISAGLGMAAARDLKGGRNNVICVIGDGAMSAGMAYEAMNNAGALGSRLIVILNDNDMSIAPPVGAMSAYLARLVSGGTYKNLRDFGKMLAQKLPRFFYDKARRTEEFARGLLTGGTLFEELGFYYVGPIDGHNLDHLMPVLKNVRDQAEGPILVHVVTQKGKGYGPAEASADKYHGVVKFDVITGTQVKAKANAPAYTRVFAEALVKEAERDERVVAVTAAMPSGTGLDLFGQAFPQRLYDVGIAEQHAVTFSAGLAAEGYKPFCAIYSTFLQRAYDQVVHDVAIQNLAVRFPIDRAGLVGADGATHAGAFDVAYLGCLPNMVVMAAADEAELVHMVATAAAHDAGPIAFRYPRGEGVGVEMPEQGVPLAIGRGRVLREGSHIALLSLGTRLAECLKAAEDLAAFGLSATVADARFAKPLDQDLVLRLAREHEVLLTVEEGSVGGFGSFVAQCLADAGAFDRGLKFRSLVLPDLFLDHDKPETLYARAGLDAAGIVAKVLAVLGRDTLSGAKRA